Proteins found in one Arthrobacter sp. U41 genomic segment:
- a CDS encoding benzoate/H(+) symporter BenE family transporter, which yields MSLRSAMSLSAVMAGLVAVVVSYSGPLVVVLQSAKNAGLSPEQTTSWVWAISIASGVVCSVLSLVTRQPVMVAWSVPGAALLLTALGNYSYSDAIGAYLVAGILGTVLGVTGLFGRLLAVVPKPILAGVLAGVLLPFVLNAAGAVVSSPLVAGGLVLAYFAGKRFVPRYAVIVALFSGALLGIFTGGISAPQLSLALAGPLWTTPTFSVPAVMGIAVPLLIVTTAGQNGPGLAMMHSSGYLPNDRLLLGGAGVASVIFAPFGSHAINLAAITAGICAGPEAHEDSRRRFIAGIACGVFYLVFGTFSTAVVALFAVIPAPMLTALAGVALLGALQGAVRDVVLGAEGRPAELEAALITLAVTASGIAPWGIVSPFWGCLAGIGIYLLARRRNTV from the coding sequence CAGGACCGCTGGTGGTGGTCCTGCAATCAGCCAAGAATGCGGGACTCAGCCCCGAGCAGACGACCTCCTGGGTCTGGGCAATTTCCATCGCCAGCGGCGTGGTGTGCTCGGTGCTCAGCCTGGTCACCAGGCAGCCTGTGATGGTTGCCTGGTCAGTGCCGGGAGCTGCGCTGCTCCTGACCGCGCTGGGGAACTATTCCTATTCGGACGCCATTGGCGCCTACCTGGTCGCGGGCATCCTCGGCACCGTGCTGGGCGTTACCGGTCTGTTCGGCCGGCTGTTGGCGGTTGTGCCCAAGCCGATACTCGCCGGTGTGCTGGCCGGCGTGCTGCTGCCCTTCGTCCTCAACGCAGCCGGCGCAGTCGTATCCTCGCCGCTTGTGGCGGGCGGACTGGTGCTGGCGTATTTCGCCGGGAAGCGGTTTGTTCCCCGCTACGCAGTGATTGTGGCCCTCTTCTCCGGGGCGCTGTTGGGAATCTTCACGGGGGGTATTTCCGCCCCGCAATTGTCCCTGGCGCTGGCCGGCCCCTTATGGACAACACCAACCTTCAGCGTTCCGGCGGTGATGGGGATAGCCGTGCCGCTGCTCATAGTCACGACGGCGGGCCAGAACGGGCCGGGGCTGGCGATGATGCACAGCAGCGGGTACCTGCCTAATGACAGGCTGCTCCTGGGCGGAGCCGGCGTCGCGTCCGTGATCTTTGCACCCTTCGGGAGCCACGCCATCAACCTTGCCGCCATCACGGCGGGCATCTGCGCCGGGCCGGAAGCCCACGAGGATTCCCGGCGGCGGTTCATCGCGGGTATCGCCTGTGGGGTCTTCTATCTGGTCTTCGGAACCTTCAGCACGGCTGTCGTTGCCCTGTTCGCGGTCATCCCCGCACCGATGCTGACCGCGTTGGCGGGGGTGGCGCTGCTCGGCGCGCTCCAGGGAGCCGTAAGGGACGTGGTCCTGGGGGCTGAGGGGCGCCCGGCAGAGCTGGAAGCCGCCCTGATCACGCTGGCAGTGACCGCGTCCGGCATTGCCCCGTGGGGAATCGTGTCCCCGTTTTGGGGATGCCTGGCCGGGATCGGTATTTATTTGCTGGCGC